The genomic segment GCATTGAGCTGTTGTCGATAGCTCGCCATACGTTGCTGGTGCAGTGCCAGGCGTTTTTTCATCACACGGCCACGACCAACGACGTCAGCGATAATTTGAGCAGACGCTAAGTTATTTTGATAAGTCTCTCTTCTCGAAGCCAACATCAGTGTCGGTGCTATTTTTTCTAAATCTTTTTTGATCGCAGCATGCCGACTCGGATCAGCAATGATTAAGTCTGGCGCCAATTCAGCGATCACTTCCAGGCTTGGTTGTGCTCGACTGCCTACCGAAGTCCAAGCCCCAAAGTGCTGGCGAACTTGAGGTATTAAACGATTAGGGTCATTATCGTCGGCAATACCAACCGGCGTAATATCGAGCAATGCCAAAGCCCCAGCAAAAGAATATTCCAAAACAACAATGCGTTTGGGCTGACTATCTAACGTAAAAGTACCTTGTTGATCTTGCACGGTAACCGGAAAAGACTGAACGCCAAAAGAGCTAAGAATCAAAATTGAAAGCATTACCAAAGGCATAAGCCAAGTAAAAAAAGGACGAGTCATGATGATATAGTTTCTAAATGAAAATTATTATGATTTAACCTCGACATTATGCCCTAGCTTCAACTCAAAGGCGAGTTGCGGCTGAGAATTTACTCAATCACCCGCAGCGACACTCCCCAATCTACAGGACAGTCAATATCTATAGGACAGTCAACAATCTCTATCAAACGGTGAAAAAATACTGTGGGACAGTC from the Vibrio sp. HB236076 genome contains:
- a CDS encoding Fe(3+) dicitrate ABC transporter substrate-binding protein codes for the protein MPLVMLSILILSSFGVQSFPVTVQDQQGTFTLDSQPKRIVVLEYSFAGALALLDITPVGIADDNDPNRLIPQVRQHFGAWTSVGSRAQPSLEVIAELAPDLIIADPSRHAAIKKDLEKIAPTLMLASRRETYQNNLASAQIIADVVGRGRVMKKRLALHQQRMASYRQQLNAMGMNGQTALFGSALENVFSAHPNMSYAGGVLKALGFQNPPFFAKKMATQQINLEQFLAVNPDVLFYAKASSEPIFEQWQTQPLWQFMSAAKSEEMYLVDGQLWSRSRSVISAELIAQQVLDLLSQSNHEG